The DNA window GAGGCTAAGCCCCCAGCCGGCGTGTTCGGTGGCGCGCAGGATGAACGCGTCAAGGACCTGCGTCGGGTCGTTCGCCGTTTGCAGCTGCGCAATCGAGTTTTTGACCAAGTCGAACAGTACGGTGTCGCCTTCTTCGTAGGTGAGCTTCTCCGCCGTTTCCAGCACCGCGCAAGCCGCCGCGTAACGTTCGAAGTCCTCGATGATGTGCGCGCCGTGGTAAGCAACGGTATCGGCGGCGGTAATCGTGGACAAGCCGCGGCCCGGATACACCTGCACGTCGAGGTCGACGAAAGGCTGCAGCCGCGAACCGAACCGGGAGCGCGATTTCCGCACGCCCTTCGCCACGCCGCGGACAAGGCCGTGCGTGCGGGTGAGCAGCACGATGACGCGGTCGGCCTCACCGAAATCGTAGGTTCGCACCACGAACGCCCGGTCGCGCCACGACGGGCGCGAACCCCCTCGACGCTTAGAAGCCAAGACGCCCCAACGCCTTCGGGTCCTGCTGCCAGTTCTTCAGCACCTTGATCCGCAAATCCAGGTACACGTTGCGGCCAAGAAGTTCAATGATCTGCTTGCGCGCGCGGTGTGTAATGCCCGACAGGCGACGGCCGCCGGGACCATCGAGGATGCGCTGCTGGCCAGGCCGCTCCAGGTAGATCACCGCGTAGATCATGGTCCGTTCCGGGTTGCCGGGGTCGGGCACCATCTCATCGACTTGGACGGCGACCGAGTGTGGCAGCTCGTCGCGAAGCCCCTGCAGTGCCTCCTCGCGGATCAGTTCCGCAATGCGTGCCTCGATCCCCTCGTCGGTAACGTCGCCGACGGGATAGAACCGAGGGCCCTCGGGCAGCTGGCTAACCAGCACGTCGAGCAGCACGTCCGTTTGCACTCCGCCGGTC is part of the Corynebacterium imitans genome and encodes:
- the recO gene encoding DNA repair protein RecO translates to MASKRRGGSRPSWRDRAFVVRTYDFGEADRVIVLLTRTHGLVRGVAKGVRKSRSRFGSRLQPFVDLDVQVYPGRGLSTITAADTVAYHGAHIIEDFERYAAACAVLETAEKLTYEEGDTVLFDLVKNSIAQLQTANDPTQVLDAFILRATEHAGWGLSLYNCANCERLGPHRAFHAAVGGAVCTNCRPPGSLEVDPETLHAMWLLANGYAYAPAALNAGASATVLAQVHRATTAHLQYHLEAGLKSLRMMEQA